A single window of Gossypium hirsutum isolate 1008001.06 chromosome A10, Gossypium_hirsutum_v2.1, whole genome shotgun sequence DNA harbors:
- the LOC121208337 gene encoding protein transport protein Sec61 subunit alpha-like, with protein MGGGFRVLPLVRPFLSFLPEVQSADRKIPFREKVICTAVSLFIFLVCSQLPLYGIHSTTSADLFYWMRVILASNRGTVMELGITPIVTSGLVMQLLAGSKIIEVDNSVREDRALLLAKVEFGFGSGENQNGRLVVSFRLSSSEISP; from the coding sequence ATGGGAGGAGGGTTCAGAGTACTGCCTCTGGTTAGACCATTTCTTTCATTTCTGCCTGAAGTTCAGAGTGCTGACAGGAAAATTCCTTTTAGAGAGAAGGTCATCTGTACTGCCGTCTCCCTCTTCATCTTTTTGGTGTGCAGTCAGCTTCCACTATATGGAATACACTCTACGACAAGTGCTGATCTTTTCTATTGGATGCGTGTTATCCTTGCATCAAACCGTGGAACTGTTATGGAACTTGGTATTACCCCCATTGTGACATCTGGATTGGTGATGCAACTCCTGGCTGGTTCAAAAATCATCGAGGTGGACAACAGTGTTCGTGAGGATCGAGCACTCCTATTGGCAAAAGTAgaattcggatttggatcgggggaaaatcAAAATGGTCGACTAGTCGTCTCGTTCCGATTATCATCTTCCGAGataagtccttaa